One genomic window of Cheilinus undulatus linkage group 7, ASM1832078v1, whole genome shotgun sequence includes the following:
- the mafaa gene encoding transcription factor MafAa: protein MATDLAMSAELPNSPLAIEYVNDFDLMKFEVKKEPPEAERYCHRLPSGSLSSTPISTPCSSVPSSPSFCAPSPGAQPNQSLTNGVNSNNSSNNSNNNNHSNAGKPQLEDLYWIPSYQHHINPEALNLTPEDAVEALIGNAHHHHHHHQAYEGFRGQQYVGEDLSATSAAHHHHQAHHHHHHHHHVRLEDRFSDEQLVSMTVRELNRQLRGFSKEEVIRLKQKRRTLKNRGYAQSCRFKRVQQRHMLETEKCTLQNQVEQLKQDVARLAKERDLYKEKYEKLASRTYSAGGAPNTRDPKQANTEFFM, encoded by the coding sequence ATGGCTACAGACCTCGCCATGAGCGCAGAGCTGCCTAACAGCCCTCTGGCCATCGAGTACGTCAACGACTTTGACCTGATGAAGTTCGAGGTGAAGAAGGAGCCTCCGGAGGCCGAGCGCTACTGCCACCGCCTCCCGTCTGGCTCCCTGTCCTCCACCCCGATCAGCACACCCTGCTCCTCCGTGCCTTCCTCCCCTAGCTTCTGCGCCCCGAGCCCGGGCGCGCAGCCCAACCAGAGCCTGACCAACGGCgtcaacagcaacaacagcagcaacaacagcaacaacaacaatcacagCAACGCGGGGAAGCCCCAGCTGGAGGATCTGTACTGGATCCCCAGCTACCAGCACCACATCAACCCGGAGGCGCTCAACCTGACGCCGGAGGACGCGGTGGAGGCCCTGATCGGGAACGCgcaccaccatcaccaccaccaccaggcCTACGAGGGCTTCCGCGGGCAGCAGTACGTAGGAGAGGATCTGTCCGCGACCTCGGCGGCGCACCACCACCACCAggcccaccaccaccaccatcaccaccaccacgtCCGCCTGGAGGACCGCTTCTCGGACGAGCAGCTGGTCAGCATGACGGTACGGGAGCTGAACAGGCAGCTGCGCGGCTTCAGCAAAGAGGAGGTGATCCGCCTGAAGCAGAAGAGACGCACCCTGAAGAACCGGGGCTACGCGCAGAGCTGCCGCTTCAAACGCGTCCAGCAGAGGCACATGCTGGAGACGGAGAAGTGCACCCTGCAGAACCAGGTGGAGCAGCTGAAGCAGGACGTGGCGCGCCTCGCCAAAGAGAGGGATCTGTACAAGGAGAAGTACGAGAAGCTGGCCAGCAGGACCTACAGCGCAGGAGGGGCCCCAAACACGAGAGATCCCAAACAGGCCAACACCGAGTTCTTCATGTGA